The genomic region AGGGCGGACAGCACAAGCACGCGCAGCGGGGTCATGACGAACCCCCAGTCTACTCCACGAAAGCGGGGGAGGTTCGGGTTTCTGTCGCTATGTTCGGGACATCAATGCGACGTCTACCTCCGCATGGCGATTCCGAAAACTGCCAGCGCCAGCACGCCGAACAGCACTTGCCCGAGGCCCGTGTTCTCTCCGCTGGAGAGCTCGTGAAACTCGATGTCCTCCCCGTAAAAGAACCGGAGGATCGTGACGTAATCGTATCCCTGCATGGCCAGCCAGTGCGCACAATGCTGCCCCATGCAGCCGCGATTCCCAGGGTGCGAACGCAGCGAAAGACGGGTCGGAATGACGTCACGCCCCCGCCGCCCGGCGTTGTAGGTCACCCATCGCTCAGTATTGGTCGGATCGGGACCGTGCGACCCATCCGGCTTCCAATACGCCCCCGCGACATGATTTGCGAGGATCATTTGCCCCTGGTAGCGAAGCACGATGCCCCGCGTCCGCATCGCCGCCTCGGCACAGCCCTCGCCGGAATACCGTGCGAACACCTGGAACTGCTCCCCGCTCGGGATCGCCGTCGTGCGCCCCAGTGCCGGCCGGTCCCGCATCGCCCGGAGCACATACGTCCGCGCCGCGATGGCGAGCGCCGCCTTCGCCTCCGGATGCGCGTGCAGATGCTCGCCAGCGACCACCCGCGGCACGTATTCACGCTCGAGCGAGAGCCATCCCGCGGACGTAAAAACACGCTCCGGCGCCTCGGTCGGCTCCTCTCCGATCACCACGCTCA from Polyangium spumosum harbors:
- a CDS encoding SpoIID/LytB domain-containing protein produces the protein MVIGEEPTEAPERVFTSAGWLSLEREYVPRVVAGEHLHAHPEAKAALAIAARTYVLRAMRDRPALGRTTAIPSGEQFQVFARYSGEGCAEAAMRTRGIVLRYQGQMILANHVAGAYWKPDGSHGPDPTNTERWVTYNAGRRGRDVIPTRLSLRSHPGNRGCMGQHCAHWLAMQGYDYVTILRFFYGEDIEFHELSSGENTGLGQVLFGVLALAVFGIAMRR